Part of the Pantanalinema sp. genome is shown below.
CAAGAGTGCCTCGCGGATCTCGCCGACCCCCTTGTTGGGCTGCGCGATGCCCGCGAACACCGCGACCTTGAAGTCGCTCAGCCCGTGCTCGGCGCGCAGGGCCTCGCGGTCGTATCGATCGGGGTCGAAGCGATGGGTGTCCACGTACTGGGGCGCGAGCACCCCACCGTAGCGACGCTGGAAGTGGGTCGAGACGGTGGTGATGGCGTCGGCCGCGCCCACCAGCCTGTCCGTGGTCCAGGTCGCCCAGTAGTTGTTGGGCTCGTGCAGGTGCGGCAGGCCGTAGACGGCGTTCTTGAGGGCGTACCGGGAATAGGGGGCCACCATGTAGGGCTCCCAGTCGTCCACGTCGACCACCACCGGCAAGCCCCTTCTCGCGCGCAGGGCGAGCGCCAGGCCGTAGGAGGTCGGCCTGGGCTTCATGGCGTAGATCAGGTCGCCCGAGATCCGCTCGCAGAGCGCGCGCGCATCCTGCCAGAAGGCCGGCCACGGCCTGGCCGGGACGCCCCGGTACGGGAAGTCCCTGGGGGCCAGGGGGTCGAGCGTCTCGGGCCGGAAGTGGAAGCCCAGGACCTCGACCTCGAAGCGGCGCGACAGCACCCGCGCCAGGAGGCGCACCCGGTACAGCGGCGCGCTGGATTCGTCCGAGGCGATGAGGGTGATCTTCATTGGCGACTCCTCGAGGGGCCGCGCCTGGCAAGCTCGGCCGACTGGCCGAGCAGCATGGCGAGGCCGATGGCGAGGTAGAACCACTCGCTCAGGGGCTTCTGGACGTAGATGTCGTTGGAGAGGGCGCCCACCGCGTAGCAGACGAAGATCCCGAACAGCCCGAGGCAGAGGGCCTTCAGGAAGGGGCGTTCGAGCCGCGCGTAGGTCCTTGCCGCCGACGCGGCAGCAGCGACGATCAGCCAGATGAACAGCGAAAGGCCGACCCAGCCCATCTCCAGGCCGTACTTGAAGTAGTTGTTGTCGGTGGGCACCCCGATGGTGGTGCCGGGGATGGGCTCGCCGCCTGTGACGGCGAGGCCCGAGGCGCCGGCGGTCCACAGGCCGCTGCCGAAGGGCCGCTCGACGATCCGGGGCAGGTAGTCGTTGATGTAGCCCATCCGCACCTGGAAGCTGGCGTCCTCGCCCGGCTTGGCCGCGGTCATGACCCGGTCCAAGAGGCCCGTCTGTCCGCTCGCCGCGAGCCCGCCCAGGCACAGCGTCCCGATGAGGAGCGCCCCCAGGCACAGCTTCCAGTTGCGGCTCAGCATGAGCATGGCCGAGAGCCCCGCCACCACCGCGACGATGGGGCCCCGCGAGTAGCTGAGCACCATCGCGTAGAGCATGGGCACGCTGAGCGCGAGCAGGGCCGCGACCCGCCACCCCCTGCTCGAGAGCGCCAGGGCGACGAGCAAGAGGGCACCGGTGATCTCGATGAAGCCGAAGGTCGCGGCGTCCCCCACCGTGCCGAACACGCGCACGTAGCCGTTGAGGATGTGGGTGCGCCAGCTGCCCGACTCGATGAGCCAGTTGTACTCCTGGTTGAGCAGGCCGTGGTGGTGCTGGTAGATGCCGTACAGGCCCTCGACGGTGAGCAGCCCCAGCCAGAAGACCATGAAGCGCTTGAGCTTGCGCTCGCTGCGGAAGTAGTAGACGACCAGGATGGCGCCGACGGCCCGCAGGGTGTCGCGCAGCCCGTACACCCCGAACTTGAGGCTCGGGGCGAGGGGATTGAAGACCTCGAGCACCTGGTAGGCGCAGAAGAGCACCAGCGGCAGGGTGATGGCGGTACGGAACAGGCGCCGGTTACCCCCGTTCGCCAGGTCCACCACCAGGCGCAGCCCCATCAGGAGGATCATCCCCTCCAGGGCCAGGCCGATCTGGTTGGCGTCCAGGTTGGGCATCATGCGCTTGATGAAGACCACCACCGTCGAGAAGCCCAGCACCACGTAGACCCCGAGCTCCACGTTGAGGAAGATGGCCGCCATCAGGGGCGCGATGGTCAAGAGCACCATCTTGAGCCGGTCGAAGCCCGCCACCGCCTGGGCCGTGACCGCCACGAAGGGCAGGCAGGCGAGCAGGACCTTCCACCACGTCCCCCGAAGGGGGGCCTTGCCCCTGGGCAGGGTCGCCTTGACGCTCATGCGCCCTTCTCCTGGTCGAGCTTGGCCTCGACCAGCTCGTGGGCCATCAGGGCGCTCGCGCGCGCCTCGAGGACGTAGGCCAGAACGAAGCCGAAGACCCCCGCGATCAAGGAGCCGAGGGCGAGCTTGACCAGGGTCTTCGCGTCCTCCGGCTTGATGGGCGGCTCGGCCAGGTCCACGATGGTGATCGGCAGGACCGAGGCGCCGTTGGCCGCCAGCCGGGTCTGGCTCGCGCGCTCGCTCAGGCGCTGGTAGTCGGCCTCGCGCAGGGCGACCTCGCGCTGCAGCTCCTTGTAGGTGACGTCGGTGACCGAGGCGTTGCGCGCCTTGGGCTCGAGCTCGGCGATCGCCGCCTCGAGGCTCGAGAGCTTGGCCTGCTGCTGGGCGACCTCGACCTTGAGGGCGATCCGGCGCCCGGCCACGTCGGCGCGCGCGGGGTCGCTCGCGGCCACCTTGGCGCTGGTCGAGCGAACCGTGCTCGAGGCCCTGGCGATCTGCCCCTTGAGCTCCTTGACCACGGGGCTCTCATCCCCGTACAGCCCCCTGGCGTCGGAGAGGTTCTGCTTGAGGGTCTTGAGGCGATCGCCCGCCGTCTCCACCTCCGGGGCGTCCTTGACGCTGCTCGCGAACGCGGGGTCCTTCTTGAGCAGGAGGATCTCGCGCTCGACCATCGAGAGCCCGCTCCTGGCGGCCGTGAGGGCGCGCTCCACCTCGCCCTTCTGGGCCCGGAGCTCCGCGAGCTGCACGGCGATGGTGGTCTGGGCCTCGGGGACGTTGGTCGCCTTGAAGGCCTTGAGGCGATCCTCGGCCCCGCGCAGGCGCTGGGCGCTCTCCTTCACCTGCTGGGCGATGAAGGCGTCGGCGCTGCGGGCGTCGGTGCCCTGGCTCTGCTGGTAGAAGCGGATGAACTCGCGGGTGTGCGTGTTGGCGAGATCCGCCGCCTCCTGGGGGGACCTGGCGGTGCCCGAGATGCGCATCATGTCGGTCTGGCCGACCTTCTCGACGTCGAGGCGCTTGGCGAGCTTCTCGGGGGTGGTGGCGAGGTTGAGCTTGGAGGCGGTTCGCTCGAGCACCGAGCGGCTCTGGAGCATCTCGGTCAGGTTGCCCATCAGGGCCCCCGCCTTGAACCAGTCGATGGCCGTCCCGCTCACCGACTGGCCCGAGGCGATGCCGGTGTTGATGGTGGTGGTGGCCTTGTAGGTCTTGGGCGCGCGCATCGAGAGCACGCCCACGGCCAGGTCGCTGGCCACGACGATCGAGAGGATGAGGGGCCAGCGACGCTTCAGGATGTTGGACAGGGTGAGCCACAGGCGCGCGTCGTTGGCGCCTTGAGGCGGGCTCGCGAACTCCTCGTAGGGCCGCAGGCCGTAGCCCGCCGCCTGCGCCATCGGGGCGTAGTAGGGCATCAAGCCCGGCTGGATCCCCCGGCGATCCAGGGCGAGCACCATCTCCTCGAGCCGCTCTGCGAAGGGGGTGAGCTCGGGCGGCAGGGCCATGGGCGGGATCGCCTGCGCCTGGAAGAGGGCCATCAGCGCCGGGTGGATGGCCCTCTCGGCGGCCTCCTGGAAGCTGCCCTCGCCCTCGGTCCAGCCGAGCGAGGCCTGGTACAGGGCGAGGGCGCCCGCGAGCACCATGGGGCGAGGCCCGAGGGGGTAGCCGCCGAGGACGCGCTCGACCAGGAGCCGCAGGAGCGGCAGGTTGTTATCAAAGCGCGCCAGGGCGGCATCGAGGGGGGGGCGATCCTTCATGGCGGTCTCCTCCTGTTGGGGGCTCTTACTGCTTGGCGGTCTTCGGCCTCTTCTCGAGCCAGTCCGTGTCGCCCATCTGCTGGACCAGGATGGCCCAGGCACGGTTGTAGGCCCCCTCCGAGGCGACCAGGTCGGCTTGGGACTGGCTGACGGCGAGCCGCGCCTTCATGACCTCGCTGATGCTGGCGTTGCCCTTCCCGAAGAGGCGCTGGACCACCATCACGTCCGACTCGGTGCTGCGGATGGCCTCCTGCCGAAGGACCAGGAGCTTTTGCTGGGAGAGCCACCCGGCATAGGCCTCGGTGGTGCTCGCCACCACCTGGAGGCTCACCTGCCTCACCCCCTCGCGCGCGGCCTGGAGCCGGGCCTCGGAGCCCTTGAGCACCAAGGGGGTGCTCAGGAAGTCGCCCAGGTTCATGGTCACGTAGGCCCCGGCGGCGGGAAGCGGCAGGCCGTTCGCCGGGGGCACGACGGTGTTGACCCCCACGTTGGCCGAGACCGAGCGCAGCGGGTAGAGCTTGGCCACGTCGGCCTCGGCCTCGGCCCGCGAGAGCTCGGCGCGCGCTGCGCGCAGCTGCGGGTTGTTGGCGAGGGCCTTGGTGATCGCCTGGTCCAGGGTGAGGTCGGCCGGGGGCTCGGGGAGGGCCTGGGCGAGGGCCGCCAGGGACCCCCAGGCGAGCATCGCGCCGGCCACGAGCATTGCCAGAGGAGTCTTCATGAGGGTCCTTTCGTGTGTGCGCTCACCGCGCGCCGCGGCGAAGCAAGAGGGCGGGAATGGTCTTGAGCAGGATCAGCCAGTCGCTCCAGAAGGTGCGCGTCACCGAGTAGTAGGAATCGAGCACCATGCGCTCCTTCTCGCTGAGGTCGGATCGCCCGCTGATTTGCCACAGGCCGGTGATGCCCGCGGGGCACGAGAAGCGAAGGCGCTGCCAGTCCTCGTCGAGGGCCTCGGCCTCATACACCGGAAGGGGCCGGTTGCCGACCAGCCGCATGTCCCCGAGCGCCACGTTCAGGAGCTGGGGCAGCTCGTCGAGGCTCGTGGCGCGCAGGAAGCGGCCCAGGCGGGTGATGCGCGGGTCGTGCGTCAGCTTGAAGAAGGCCCCGTCGCCGTAGTGGTTGTGGGCCTTGAGGGCCGAGAGGCGGCGCTCGGCGTCGCGCACCATGGTCCGGAACTTGTAGAGCTCGAAGACCCGTCCGCGCAGGCTTCCCTCGCGCCAGGCGCGGCGGTCCTGCCCGACCCGCAGCTGGGTGAAGATGACCGGGCCCGGGTCGTCCAGGTAGATGAAGAGGGAAATGGCGAGCAGAAGGGGCGAGAGCGCCAGGAGCGCCACGATGGCGAGGCTGGAGTCGAGGAGCTGGCCGAGGCGCTCCCCTCTGGGTGCGCGCATGGTCGATCGCAGCACCTCGGGATCGGGGCTGGGCTCGAAGGGGGCTTGCGGGCGATCCACGTCGAAGGATCCGTGGCGCCAGACGAGCCGATCGTGCCAGCGGGTGGCCTTGCCGAGGGAGGTGCCGGCGAGCACGATCGAGCGCTCGACCGAGGCGCCGCGCGCGACCTCCACGTCCCGGACCAGCACGGCGTGCGGCCCGATCCGCCCTTCGCGCCCCACGCGGCAGCCGGGGCCGATCCAGCAGGGGGGAACGAGGGTGGCCTCCGGGTGGACCAGGGCACCGGGGTCCACGTGAAGGATCGCATCCCCCGCCGTGCCGGCGCAAAGCGCGGCGAGCTGCGCCTGGTGGTACCCGAGCGGGGTGCCTGCCGGATGCCAGGCGCCCTCGGCGACGTGGCCCGCGACGCGCAGCCCCTGCGCGCTGAGCCGGGGCAGCCACTCCCGGCCGATGGCGCACGGGGTGCCGGGCAGGTGATCGAGGGCAGCCGGCTCGACCAGGTAGATGCCCGTGTGCCAGACCTCGGGCCGCTCAGGGGGGGCGCAGCTTTTCAGCATGCCGCCGGTCGTCAGCGCGGCCCCGAGCGCGCCGGGGGAGGCTTGCGGGCTCAGAACGGCGGTGACCAGGGCCCCCGTGGCCCGGTGGTGCGCGATGGCCCCTTCGAGATCCAGCCAGTCGATCACGTCGCCCGAGAGCACCAGGGTGGTCTGCGAGAGAAAGGCCGCATGGGCCTTCAGCGCCCCGCCGCTCCCCGAGAGCGCGCTCTCCAGGGCGACGCTGACGCGCATCCCCTCGGGCGTCGCCGATCGGATCGCGGCCTCGAGGGGGGCGGGCAGGTGGTGCATGGCGACCAGGACGTCCTCGACGCCGAGGCGCGAGAGCCGGCGCAGCTGGTGCGCGATCAGCGCCTCGCCAAGAAGCGGGAGGGCTCCGAGCGGCGCGGTGAAGGTGATGGGGGCGAGCGCGGCGTGCGCGCTTCCCGTGAGGATCAGGCCTTTCACGCTTTCTCCTCGGAAAAGTGCGGGCGGCACGGGGCGCGGGCCTCTCACTGCTCGCTCAGCGCGATGACCTTGTGGAGCGAGGCGCGCGCGAGCCGCTCGCGGGCATGGTCGGGCAGGTGGGCCACCACCAGGTGCCGGGAGCGGCGCTTGGCCATCTCGCCGGCCTCGGCCAGCGCGGCCAGACCCGTGGGGTCCAGCTGCTTGAGCGCTTTGAGGTCCAGCACGACGCGCGAGGTGCCCTCGCAGAGGTGCTCGGCGAGGGCGCGCTTGAAGGCGATCGCCGTTCGGGCATCGAGCGCCCCCATGAGGCGAAGCGTGCCGGGCTCGTCGGGGGTGACCTCGATTTTCAGGCCGGGCGCGAGCGGAAGGTGCCGAGGGGATCCGCCCCGTGTGCCCAGGGCGTCTTGGCCCGCCCAGGATCCTGGCGTGCTCTCCATCCGAGATCCTCCTTGGTGAATCGACCGAGGCGGTGACGGAAGCTTGGCTGCTTGTCGCAGCGGGGGATTCTCGCTCAAGGGTACCGGCGGGCTCGGAAGCGGGGAAAGGTCGATTTGACGAAATGCGTGAGAGGTTTCGTCGCCGCAGGCAAGCGATCCGGGGCCGAGCGTGTGTAGAATAGAGGGGCTTTCTGGCATCAAGGAGGACGACGCGGCGCCTCCCTCGCGCCAGGGTGATGGAGAGGTCCGCATGGCCGACGCCCCCGATTACTACGAAGTCCTCCAGGTCCATCCCAAGGCGAGCGCCTTGATGATCAAGAAGGCGTATCGCACCCTGCTTTTGGCGGGGGGGCATCCGGATCTCGGCGGCAACCCGGTCGAGACCCAGCTCTTGACCGAGGCCTACGAGGTCCTCTCGAACCCCGATCGCCGCATGGCCTACGACCGCCGCCGCAGCGTCGGCCGGCCCGCGCCAACCACCATCATCGTCTCCATCTGCCCCCACTGCGGGGTCTTCAACCGGGTGCGATCGGAGACCAAGCTGCTCGTCGCGCGCTGCGGCAAGTGCGGCCATGGGCTCGGCAAGGCCAAGGCGCCGACCATGCCCCTCAAGCTGGAGCGCAAGTGGCCCTGGAAGTGGATCCTGGGCGGGGCCCTGGTCGCGTTCACCGTCGTCGGCGCGGTGGGGGGCTACCAGCTCTGGAGCGCCGATCGCGATCCCTTGGCCGAGGCGATCGCCCTCGAGGAGCGCGGGCAGCTCTCGAGCGCCGCCGAGCGCCTGCAGGCGATCATCGAGACCCAGCCGCGCCACCTGGCCGCTCACCAGCACCTGGGCCAGGTCTACGAGGCCCAGAAGAACCTGGAGGCCGCCATCGCCCAGTACCGCGTGGCTGCCGACATCTCGCCGACCACCCCCAAGTCCCACTACCTCCTGGGAAGGGCCCTGATGCGGCACGGTCGCCTCGACGAGGCCGAGGAGGCCCTTCGCAAGTCGATCGCGATCGATCCCCAGGACGTGGGGGCCCTCGTGACCCTGGGCAAGCTCCTGGTCAAGACCGACCGACTGGACCAGGCGGTGGAGGTCTACCGCAAGGCCGTGCCCCTCGACGTGCGCAACAGCGACCTGCGCTACAGCCTGGCCATGGTCTACCAGCTGCAGGGGGACACCGCCCATGCCGTGCAGGAGCATCGCCAGGCGCTATCGATCGACCCGCGCCACCGCGAGGCCCTGGTCAACCTGGGCAAGCTCTACCGGGAGCGCGGCGCCTACCAGGACGCCCTGACCCAGTTCCAGAAGGCCGCCGTCCTCAGGTACGAGGACCCCGACCTGCACTTCTGGATGGCCGAGATCTACCGCCAGTCAGGCAACCCGGCCCAGGCCATCCGCGAGTTCCAGGTCTCGCAGAGCCAGGCCAAGGCCAACCCGATCCTGCGCGACCGCATCGATCGCGCCCTCAGGGCCCTGGGGGGCTAGTCCTTCTCGTAGCTGAGGATGTCGCCCGGCTGACAGTCAAGGACCTCGCAGATGGCCTCCAGGGTGGAGAAGCGGATCGCCTTGGCCTTTCCCGTCTTGAGGATGGAGATGTTGTTGAGCGCGATGCCCGTCCTTTGGGCCAGCTCGCTCACCTTCATTTTGCGATCGACCAGCAGCCGATCGAGATGCACTTCGATGCTCATGGGCCTATGCGATCAAGTCCATTTCCTGCGCCATCTCCAGGATCACGCCCAGCGCCATGCCGATCAGGAGGTACACGCTGGCCGCCAGCATCGCCTGAGCCGCGCTCATCCCGCCGCCGAGCAGCAGCTGGGTCTTGGTCAGGGACGTATCGCCCAGCCGGAGCCAGCTGTAGAGGTGGGTCGCGAAAGGAAGCAGGTTGAACAGGAACTGGATGGCCGCTGCGACATAGCACCCGATCTTCGCGAGACCGAGAACCTGGCGGCGAACATTCTTGCGTTGCATGGGAACTCTCTCCATTCGTGTAATTTTCAACGATAAACGTGTGATCATCATGGGGCCACCGACGGGGTTTGTCAATGAATTTCGTTGATAAATTATCGATAAAAATGGTCCTTCGTTCGCGCAGTGCTCACCCGGCCCCCCTCAAAAGGCCGCCTGCCGCCTGCCGAACGGCCCCTGTGATAAACTGAAGGCCCTGTTTTGTCTCGCTTTGCCCGGAGCCTGAATGAGCAATCTCACCGAACTGACCGCCTTCGCGACCGCCTTTCCCGCCTTCGAGACGATCCGCAAGGACCTGGTAGGGGGGCGCACCCTCAAGGTGGGCGGCGTCACCCCCGCGTCGGCGGCGCTCGTCGCCTCGGCCCTTGCGGCCGAGAGCTGGCTGCTCGTCGCGCCGAGCGCGGACGTGGCCAAGCGCCTCCAGGCGGATCTGGTCGCCTACGGCGTCGAGGCCCTCTACTTCCCCGCGGTCGAGGTGACCCCCTACGAGGGCGTCTCGCCCGAAGAGGAGCTGCTGCACGCGCGCCAGGCGGTGCTCGCCAAGCTCTGCGAGCCTGGGCCGCACAAGGTGATCACCACCCCCCGGGCGCTCGCCATGCGCCTGCCCTCGCCCGAGGCCTGGCGCGCGGCGACCGTCTCCCTGAAGCCCGGCGACCTCCTCTCGCCCCACCAGCTCACCGAGCAG
Proteins encoded:
- a CDS encoding sugar transferase, with the protein product MKGLILTGSAHAALAPITFTAPLGALPLLGEALIAHQLRRLSRLGVEDVLVAMHHLPAPLEAAIRSATPEGMRVSVALESALSGSGGALKAHAAFLSQTTLVLSGDVIDWLDLEGAIAHHRATGALVTAVLSPQASPGALGAALTTGGMLKSCAPPERPEVWHTGIYLVEPAALDHLPGTPCAIGREWLPRLSAQGLRVAGHVAEGAWHPAGTPLGYHQAQLAALCAGTAGDAILHVDPGALVHPEATLVPPCWIGPGCRVGREGRIGPHAVLVRDVEVARGASVERSIVLAGTSLGKATRWHDRLVWRHGSFDVDRPQAPFEPSPDPEVLRSTMRAPRGERLGQLLDSSLAIVALLALSPLLLAISLFIYLDDPGPVIFTQLRVGQDRRAWREGSLRGRVFELYKFRTMVRDAERRLSALKAHNHYGDGAFFKLTHDPRITRLGRFLRATSLDELPQLLNVALGDMRLVGNRPLPVYEAEALDEDWQRLRFSCPAGITGLWQISGRSDLSEKERMVLDSYYSVTRTFWSDWLILLKTIPALLLRRGAR
- a CDS encoding TolC family protein, whose translation is MKTPLAMLVAGAMLAWGSLAALAQALPEPPADLTLDQAITKALANNPQLRAARAELSRAEAEADVAKLYPLRSVSANVGVNTVVPPANGLPLPAAGAYVTMNLGDFLSTPLVLKGSEARLQAAREGVRQVSLQVVASTTEAYAGWLSQQKLLVLRQEAIRSTESDVMVVQRLFGKGNASISEVMKARLAVSQSQADLVASEGAYNRAWAILVQQMGDTDWLEKRPKTAKQ
- a CDS encoding tetratricopeptide repeat protein, coding for MADAPDYYEVLQVHPKASALMIKKAYRTLLLAGGHPDLGGNPVETQLLTEAYEVLSNPDRRMAYDRRRSVGRPAPTTIIVSICPHCGVFNRVRSETKLLVARCGKCGHGLGKAKAPTMPLKLERKWPWKWILGGALVAFTVVGAVGGYQLWSADRDPLAEAIALEERGQLSSAAERLQAIIETQPRHLAAHQHLGQVYEAQKNLEAAIAQYRVAADISPTTPKSHYLLGRALMRHGRLDEAEEALRKSIAIDPQDVGALVTLGKLLVKTDRLDQAVEVYRKAVPLDVRNSDLRYSLAMVYQLQGDTAHAVQEHRQALSIDPRHREALVNLGKLYRERGAYQDALTQFQKAAVLRYEDPDLHFWMAEIYRQSGNPAQAIREFQVSQSQAKANPILRDRIDRALRALGG
- a CDS encoding Wzz/FepE/Etk N-terminal domain-containing protein: MKDRPPLDAALARFDNNLPLLRLLVERVLGGYPLGPRPMVLAGALALYQASLGWTEGEGSFQEAAERAIHPALMALFQAQAIPPMALPPELTPFAERLEEMVLALDRRGIQPGLMPYYAPMAQAAGYGLRPYEEFASPPQGANDARLWLTLSNILKRRWPLILSIVVASDLAVGVLSMRAPKTYKATTTINTGIASGQSVSGTAIDWFKAGALMGNLTEMLQSRSVLERTASKLNLATTPEKLAKRLDVEKVGQTDMMRISGTARSPQEAADLANTHTREFIRFYQQSQGTDARSADAFIAQQVKESAQRLRGAEDRLKAFKATNVPEAQTTIAVQLAELRAQKGEVERALTAARSGLSMVEREILLLKKDPAFASSVKDAPEVETAGDRLKTLKQNLSDARGLYGDESPVVKELKGQIARASSTVRSTSAKVAASDPARADVAGRRIALKVEVAQQQAKLSSLEAAIAELEPKARNASVTDVTYKELQREVALREADYQRLSERASQTRLAANGASVLPITIVDLAEPPIKPEDAKTLVKLALGSLIAGVFGFVLAYVLEARASALMAHELVEAKLDQEKGA
- a CDS encoding STAS domain-containing protein, whose amino-acid sequence is MESTPGSWAGQDALGTRGGSPRHLPLAPGLKIEVTPDEPGTLRLMGALDARTAIAFKRALAEHLCEGTSRVVLDLKALKQLDPTGLAALAEAGEMAKRRSRHLVVAHLPDHARERLARASLHKVIALSEQ
- a CDS encoding helix-turn-helix transcriptional regulator; amino-acid sequence: MSIEVHLDRLLVDRKMKVSELAQRTGIALNNISILKTGKAKAIRFSTLEAICEVLDCQPGDILSYEKD
- a CDS encoding O-antigen ligase family protein, giving the protein MSVKATLPRGKAPLRGTWWKVLLACLPFVAVTAQAVAGFDRLKMVLLTIAPLMAAIFLNVELGVYVVLGFSTVVVFIKRMMPNLDANQIGLALEGMILLMGLRLVVDLANGGNRRLFRTAITLPLVLFCAYQVLEVFNPLAPSLKFGVYGLRDTLRAVGAILVVYYFRSERKLKRFMVFWLGLLTVEGLYGIYQHHHGLLNQEYNWLIESGSWRTHILNGYVRVFGTVGDAATFGFIEITGALLLVALALSSRGWRVAALLALSVPMLYAMVLSYSRGPIVAVVAGLSAMLMLSRNWKLCLGALLIGTLCLGGLAASGQTGLLDRVMTAAKPGEDASFQVRMGYINDYLPRIVERPFGSGLWTAGASGLAVTGGEPIPGTTIGVPTDNNYFKYGLEMGWVGLSLFIWLIVAAAASAARTYARLERPFLKALCLGLFGIFVCYAVGALSNDIYVQKPLSEWFYLAIGLAMLLGQSAELARRGPSRSRQ
- a CDS encoding glycosyltransferase, with amino-acid sequence MKITLIASDESSAPLYRVRLLARVLSRRFEVEVLGFHFRPETLDPLAPRDFPYRGVPARPWPAFWQDARALCERISGDLIYAMKPRPTSYGLALALRARRGLPVVVDVDDWEPYMVAPYSRYALKNAVYGLPHLHEPNNYWATWTTDRLVGAADAITTVSTHFQRRYGGVLAPQYVDTHRFDPDRYDREALRAEHGLSDFKVAVFAGIAQPNKGVGEIREALLRLGDRASWKLLIVGPVTPYARALAETDERVMLLGTQPPEKTPAFLRMADVVALPQRREPASMGQMPMKLYEAMAMACPVVSTAVSDIPSLLAGCGVVVAPNDPEALGEAIAGLLDDPRRAAALGEAARRRIRERYSYEAGAATLGCLFSAVDARRRARKGGRPC